From the Pseudopipra pipra isolate bDixPip1 chromosome 22, bDixPip1.hap1, whole genome shotgun sequence genome, one window contains:
- the HP1BP3 gene encoding heterochromatin protein 1-binding protein 3 isoform X2 yields the protein MPIRRSVNSTSRETPPKSKPAEGEEVKADAEVTSEESASVGEEQETETLPAASNEAEQPKEPENEGKGETKSSEETKKDEKDQSKEKEKKVKKTIPAWATLSASQLARAQKQTQMAATSRPKMDAILTEAIRACFQKSGASVVAIRKYIIHKYPSLELERRGYLLKQALKRELERGIIRQVKGKGASGSFVVVSNAGKTVPKARDRKKSTSAPTAEQQVKLEDVLPLAFTRLCEPKEASYSLIKKYVSQYYPKLKVDVRPQLLKNALQRAVEKGQLEQITGKGASGTFQLKKSGEKPLLGGTLMEDAILSAIVAMNEPKTCSTTALKKYILENYPGTNSNFQVHLLKRTLQKCEKNGWMEQISGKGFSGTFQLCFPYYPSPDVLYPEKQQDEDSEESDEEEEEESEEEEESEEEESEEEEPPPKKRMQKRPPPKSRSRAPPMKRRESKPKPRKTPAARRGKAKPPPKVKTPAKKAKPAAPAIKKPSGGSSSKKPAASGRKEVKPSAKGKSTMRKSLRAKK from the exons ATGCAGAAGTCACCTCTGAGGAATCTGCCTCTGTTGGAGAGGAACAAGAGACTGAAACCCTGCCTGCTGCATCCAATGAAGCAGAACAGCCAAAGGAACCTGAGAatgaagggaagggggaaacaAAGTCCTCAGAAGAAACCAAAAAGGA CGAGAAGGATCAGTccaaggagaaggagaagaaggtgAAGAAGACCATCCCTGCGTGGGCCACGCTCTCTGCCAGCCAGCTCGCCCGGGCACAGAAGCAGACCCAGATGGCAGCCACCTCCCGGCCCAAAATGGATGCCATTCTAACCGAGGCCATCAGG gcCTGCTTTCAGAAGAGTGGTGCCTCGGTCGTTGCAATAAGGAAATACATCATCCACAAATACCCTTCCctggagctggagaggagagggtACCTCCTGAAGCAAGCACTGaaaagggagctggagagggggaTCATTAGGCAG GTGAAAGGAAAGGGAGCTTCTGGGAGCTTTGTGGTGGTGTCTAATGCAGGAAAAACTGTTCCAAAAGCCAGAGACAGAAAG AAAAGCACCTCCGCCCcgactgcagagcagcaggtgaAGCTGGAGGATGTCCTGCCCCTGGCCTTCACCCGCCTGTGTGAGCCCAAGGAAGCTTCTTACAGCCTGATCAAGAAATACGTGTCTCAGTATTACCCCAAACTCAAAGTAGATGTAAG GCCCCAGCTGTTGAAGAATGCCCTGCAGAGAGCTGTAGAGAAGGGCCAGTTAGAGCAGATCACAGGGAAAGGAGCGTCTGGGACATTCCAG CTGAAGAAATCAGGGGAGAAGCCCCTGCTGGGTGGGACTCTGATGGAAGACGCCATCCTGTCTGCTATTGTGGCCATGAACGAACCGAAGACCTGCTCCACCACAGCGCTGAAGAAGTATATCCTGGAAAATTACCCAGGGACCAACTCCAACTTCCAGG tGCATCTACTGAAGAGAACCCTGCAGAAATGTGAGAAGAATGGCTGGATGGAGCAAATTTCTGGCAAGGGCTTCAGTGGAACCTTTCAGCTTTGCTTCCCTTATTATCCCAG CCCAGATGTGCTCTacccagagaagcagcaggatgAGGACTCCGAGGAATCtgatgaggaagaagaggaggaatctgaggaggaagaagaatcTGAAGAGGAAGAGTCTGAGGAGGAAGAGCCCCCACCAAAGAAGAG GATGCAGAAGAGGCCACCTCCCAAATCCCGGAGCAGGGCCCCTCCGATGAAGCGAAGAGAGTCCAAACCCAAGCCAAGGAAAACCCCCGCAGCCCGCCGGGGGAAAGCAAAGCCCCCTCCCAAGGTTAAAACCCCTGCTAAGAAAGCCaaaccagcagccccagccatcAAGAAACCCTCTGGTGGCAGCTCTTCCAAGAAACCAGCAGCCAGCGGGAGGAAGGAAGTGAAACCCTCTGCTAAGGGCAAATCCACCATGAGGAAATCTCTCCGggcaaaaaagtaa
- the SH2D5 gene encoding SH2 domain-containing protein 5 isoform X1, whose translation MKKKPSNGRGPDPAAPQQRARGVTKPAEYVGSFVVEELDLQQQGGRLEEQLRALKDCPRRRLVVLRFSLQGLKVYGADGETLLMAHALRRILYSTCCLADRQFAFVARNPHSPPSTLFCHLFVGLPGECLSPPPGPDPAPPALPLLPALPPPGAPRGAGGRGGAPGAGGAAGAPQPRRGDSQRQRPGVVPAPARARRPRLAGHRGPAAGGRGQSRLLAPGEPLLLPGAGAQESHPQQSAALGGLPGLRGRGAAPPAAPRRRGGGMGEQRRAELGPPARERERPGRERVGLRRHRQGRGGRAAPAGRARSLPAAPRARAAQALVPVGAGALRRRVLRPPQDTPGQVLRGALQRRVRQRGRPLGSLLGGAGGLLLPPGPRPPQPRLRGAGPRRRGRRLRGGVRLGPLCPHRGAA comes from the exons ATGAAGAAGAAGCCGTCCAATGGGCGGGGGCCGGACCCTGCGGCCCCCCAGCAGCGAGCCCGGGGTGTCACCAAGCCGGCAGAG TACGTGGGTTCCTTCGTGGTGGAGGAGCtggacctgcagcagcagggggggcggctggaggagcagctgcgGGCACTGAAg GACTGTCCCAGGAGGAGGTTGGTGGTGCTGAGGTTCAGTTTGCAGGGTTTGAAGGTCTACGGCGCTGACGGGGAG ACCCTGCTGATGGCCCACGCTCTCCGCCGGATCCTGTACAGCACGTGCTGCCTCGCCGACCGCCAGTTCGCCTTCGTGGCCCGCaacccccacagcccccccagcaccctcttCTGCCACCTCTTCGTGGGGCTCCCGGGAGAG TGTCTTTCGCCTCCCCCAGGTCCAGACCCTGCACCTCCTGCTCTGCCgctgcttccagctctgccacctcctGGCGCACCCCGAGGAGCAGGCGGGCGAGGGGGagcccccggggccgggggtgcTGCGGGAGCCCCTCAACCCCGACGAGGTGACTCGCAACGTCAACGCCCTGGTGTCGTTCCGGCGCCTGCCCGCGCCCGCCGGCCTCGGCTCGCTGGGCACAGGG GACCGGCGGCCGGAGGCAGAGGGCAGAGCCGGCTCCTGGCGCCCGGGGAACCCCTACTGCTCCCCGGTGCTGGTGCGCAAGAAAGCCATCCGCAGCAAAGTGCTGCGCTCGGGGGCCTACCGGGACTGCGGGGCCGAGGGGCAGCTCCACCAGCCGCCCCGCGACGCCG CGGCGGCGGGATGGGAGAGCAAAGGCGCGCGGAGCTTGGCCCTCCTGCCCGAGAACGAGAGCGTCCTGGCCGAGAGCGTGTGGGCCTTCGCCGGCATCGCCAG GGACGCGGGGGTCGCGCTGCTCCGGCGGGACGTGCCCGGAGCCTTCCTGCTGCGCCCCGAGCCCGGGCTGCCCAAGCGCTGGTGCCTGTGGGTGCGGGCGCCCTGCGGCGTCGTGTCCTACGGCCTCCTCAGGACACACCAGGGCAGGTTCTGCGTGGAG CACTCCAACGCCGAGTTCGCCAGCGTGGCCGCCCTCTTGGCTCACTACTCGGGGGCGCCGGGGGGCTGCTTCTGCCGCCTGGCCCCCGGCCACCGCAACCCCGGCTACGAGGAGCGGGAccccggcggcggggccggcgcctGCGGGGGGGAGTCCGCCTGGGCCCCCTCTGCCCCCATCGGGGTGCAGCATGA
- the SH2D5 gene encoding SH2 domain-containing protein 5 isoform X2, whose product MKKKPSNGRGPDPAAPQQRARGVTKPAEYVGSFVVEELDLQQQGGRLEEQLRALKDCPRRRLVVLRFSLQGLKVYGADGETLLMAHALRRILYSTCCLADRQFAFVARNPHSPPSTLFCHLFVGLPGEVQTLHLLLCRCFQLCHLLAHPEEQAGEGEPPGPGVLREPLNPDEVTRNVNALVSFRRLPAPAGLGSLGTGDRRPEAEGRAGSWRPGNPYCSPVLVRKKAIRSKVLRSGAYRDCGAEGQLHQPPRDAAAAGWESKGARSLALLPENESVLAESVWAFAGIARDAGVALLRRDVPGAFLLRPEPGLPKRWCLWVRAPCGVVSYGLLRTHQGRFCVEHSNAEFASVAALLAHYSGAPGGCFCRLAPGHRNPGYEERDPGGGAGACGGESAWAPSAPIGVQHERG is encoded by the exons ATGAAGAAGAAGCCGTCCAATGGGCGGGGGCCGGACCCTGCGGCCCCCCAGCAGCGAGCCCGGGGTGTCACCAAGCCGGCAGAG TACGTGGGTTCCTTCGTGGTGGAGGAGCtggacctgcagcagcagggggggcggctggaggagcagctgcgGGCACTGAAg GACTGTCCCAGGAGGAGGTTGGTGGTGCTGAGGTTCAGTTTGCAGGGTTTGAAGGTCTACGGCGCTGACGGGGAG ACCCTGCTGATGGCCCACGCTCTCCGCCGGATCCTGTACAGCACGTGCTGCCTCGCCGACCGCCAGTTCGCCTTCGTGGCCCGCaacccccacagcccccccagcaccctcttCTGCCACCTCTTCGTGGGGCTCCCGGGAGAG GTCCAGACCCTGCACCTCCTGCTCTGCCgctgcttccagctctgccacctcctGGCGCACCCCGAGGAGCAGGCGGGCGAGGGGGagcccccggggccgggggtgcTGCGGGAGCCCCTCAACCCCGACGAGGTGACTCGCAACGTCAACGCCCTGGTGTCGTTCCGGCGCCTGCCCGCGCCCGCCGGCCTCGGCTCGCTGGGCACAGGG GACCGGCGGCCGGAGGCAGAGGGCAGAGCCGGCTCCTGGCGCCCGGGGAACCCCTACTGCTCCCCGGTGCTGGTGCGCAAGAAAGCCATCCGCAGCAAAGTGCTGCGCTCGGGGGCCTACCGGGACTGCGGGGCCGAGGGGCAGCTCCACCAGCCGCCCCGCGACGCCG CGGCGGCGGGATGGGAGAGCAAAGGCGCGCGGAGCTTGGCCCTCCTGCCCGAGAACGAGAGCGTCCTGGCCGAGAGCGTGTGGGCCTTCGCCGGCATCGCCAG GGACGCGGGGGTCGCGCTGCTCCGGCGGGACGTGCCCGGAGCCTTCCTGCTGCGCCCCGAGCCCGGGCTGCCCAAGCGCTGGTGCCTGTGGGTGCGGGCGCCCTGCGGCGTCGTGTCCTACGGCCTCCTCAGGACACACCAGGGCAGGTTCTGCGTGGAG CACTCCAACGCCGAGTTCGCCAGCGTGGCCGCCCTCTTGGCTCACTACTCGGGGGCGCCGGGGGGCTGCTTCTGCCGCCTGGCCCCCGGCCACCGCAACCCCGGCTACGAGGAGCGGGAccccggcggcggggccggcgcctGCGGGGGGGAGTCCGCCTGGGCCCCCTCTGCCCCCATCGGGGTGCAGCATGAGCGAGGGTAG
- the SH2D5 gene encoding SH2 domain-containing protein 5 isoform X3, with amino-acid sequence MAHALRRILYSTCCLADRQFAFVARNPHSPPSTLFCHLFVGLPGECLSPPPGPDPAPPALPLLPALPPPGAPRGAGGRGGAPGAGGAAGAPQPRRGDSQRQRPGVVPAPARARRPRLAGHRGPAAGGRGQSRLLAPGEPLLLPGAGAQESHPQQSAALGGLPGLRGRGAAPPAAPRRRGGGMGEQRRAELGPPARERERPGRERVGLRRHRQGRGGRAAPAGRARSLPAAPRARAAQALVPVGAGALRRRVLRPPQDTPGQVLRGALQRRVRQRGRPLGSLLGGAGGLLLPPGPRPPQPRLRGAGPRRRGRRLRGGVRLGPLCPHRGAA; translated from the exons ATGGCCCACGCTCTCCGCCGGATCCTGTACAGCACGTGCTGCCTCGCCGACCGCCAGTTCGCCTTCGTGGCCCGCaacccccacagcccccccagcaccctcttCTGCCACCTCTTCGTGGGGCTCCCGGGAGAG TGTCTTTCGCCTCCCCCAGGTCCAGACCCTGCACCTCCTGCTCTGCCgctgcttccagctctgccacctcctGGCGCACCCCGAGGAGCAGGCGGGCGAGGGGGagcccccggggccgggggtgcTGCGGGAGCCCCTCAACCCCGACGAGGTGACTCGCAACGTCAACGCCCTGGTGTCGTTCCGGCGCCTGCCCGCGCCCGCCGGCCTCGGCTCGCTGGGCACAGGG GACCGGCGGCCGGAGGCAGAGGGCAGAGCCGGCTCCTGGCGCCCGGGGAACCCCTACTGCTCCCCGGTGCTGGTGCGCAAGAAAGCCATCCGCAGCAAAGTGCTGCGCTCGGGGGCCTACCGGGACTGCGGGGCCGAGGGGCAGCTCCACCAGCCGCCCCGCGACGCCG CGGCGGCGGGATGGGAGAGCAAAGGCGCGCGGAGCTTGGCCCTCCTGCCCGAGAACGAGAGCGTCCTGGCCGAGAGCGTGTGGGCCTTCGCCGGCATCGCCAG GGACGCGGGGGTCGCGCTGCTCCGGCGGGACGTGCCCGGAGCCTTCCTGCTGCGCCCCGAGCCCGGGCTGCCCAAGCGCTGGTGCCTGTGGGTGCGGGCGCCCTGCGGCGTCGTGTCCTACGGCCTCCTCAGGACACACCAGGGCAGGTTCTGCGTGGAG CACTCCAACGCCGAGTTCGCCAGCGTGGCCGCCCTCTTGGCTCACTACTCGGGGGCGCCGGGGGGCTGCTTCTGCCGCCTGGCCCCCGGCCACCGCAACCCCGGCTACGAGGAGCGGGAccccggcggcggggccggcgcctGCGGGGGGGAGTCCGCCTGGGCCCCCTCTGCCCCCATCGGGGTGCAGCATGA